A genomic segment from Treponema sp. Marseille-Q3903 encodes:
- a CDS encoding glycosyltransferase family 1 protein, whose product MIIVNGAFLCRNLTGIERFAFEICKNLDSIIPKDKIGIYIPANAKIKPKYKNIKCLYSKKECKRFPYWDHVIFRNFVKKNRFIPLSFSNVAPLFCPGIVFIHDIYAKLYPKDFSSFKDKLIKIYMCMMYFYAVKCAKLLLTVSEFSKKQIAKAYKIPEEKIFVIPNGWEHFSEVEEDFSIFEKFPLLKARDFYFTLGSLSKRKNLKWIADYAEKNPKELFAISGKAISGLVPPELKKLQTLKNVILLGYVSDGNVKALMKKCKAFIFPSYYEGFGIPPLEALSVGAKAVVSNAASLPEIYQDCAYYISPDNTDVNLEELISKNVENPSKILEKYTYKNAAHRLYQLLEFE is encoded by the coding sequence ATGATAATTGTAAACGGCGCTTTTTTATGCAGAAATCTCACGGGAATTGAGAGATTTGCCTTTGAAATATGCAAAAATCTTGACAGCATTATTCCTAAAGATAAGATTGGAATCTACATTCCTGCAAATGCGAAAATCAAGCCAAAATATAAAAATATAAAATGTTTGTATTCAAAAAAAGAATGCAAAAGATTTCCATATTGGGATCATGTTATTTTTAGAAATTTTGTAAAAAAAAATCGTTTTATTCCTCTAAGTTTTTCAAATGTTGCTCCACTTTTTTGTCCAGGCATAGTTTTTATTCACGATATTTATGCAAAACTTTATCCTAAAGACTTTAGCTCTTTTAAAGATAAATTGATAAAAATTTATATGTGTATGATGTATTTTTATGCCGTAAAGTGTGCAAAACTTTTGCTTACCGTAAGCGAGTTCAGCAAGAAGCAGATTGCAAAAGCATATAAAATTCCTGAAGAAAAAATTTTTGTCATACCAAACGGATGGGAGCATTTTTCTGAAGTTGAAGAAGATTTTTCAATTTTTGAAAAGTTTCCTTTGTTGAAAGCAAGAGATTTTTATTTTACGCTTGGAAGCCTTTCAAAGCGTAAAAATCTTAAATGGATTGCAGATTATGCTGAAAAAAATCCGAAAGAGCTTTTTGCAATTTCAGGAAAAGCGATATCCGGTCTTGTACCACCTGAATTAAAAAAACTTCAAACATTGAAAAATGTCATACTTTTAGGATATGTCAGCGACGGGAATGTAAAAGCCCTCATGAAAAAATGCAAAGCGTTCATCTTCCCAAGTTATTACGAAGGATTTGGAATCCCTCCTCTCGAAGCTCTTTCTGTAGGGGCAAAGGCTGTTGTTTCAAATGCAGCATCTTTACCGGAAATCTATCAGGACTGTGCTTACTATATTTCGCCTGACAATACAGATGTAAACCTCGAAGAGCTTATTTCAAAAAATGTTGAAAATCCTTCAAAAATTTTAGAAAAGTACACTTATAAAAATGCGGCGCATCGGCTTTATCAGCTCTTGGAATTCGAGTGA